The sequence ggcggattctttaccagttgacctACCAGGGAAAACCTTATGTAGAAAAGAAACCATGATGCTATGAAGAAAATTAtactctcttttaaaattaagtatttatttggttgtgctgggtcttagtttcagcatgcaaattcttacttgtgggatcataaagagaaaaaaattgtaactgcATGTGGTGATGGATATTAGTGTATGTGTGGTGATCTACCAATATGTACAAATACATAAACACTATGTTTTACCCTtagaactaatataatgttacaggaattacatctcaattaaaaatgttaacaaacaaGGTTGGAATATGTGGATTAAATTAGTTTCATTCTTACCTCATttaagcttctctggtggctcagacagtaaagaatctgacttcaGTGTAGGGAGACCCAATTTcatacctgggtcaggatgatcccctggagaagggaatggtaacccattccagcattcttgcctggagaatcccaaggacagaggagcctggcaggctacagtctatgtggtcacaaagagcacaactgagcaactaacattttcagtttATGTATTTTGTGGACCCAAATTTAAATCATcacttagaaattaaaatatcaaatctcACTGCATCCTACAGGGttgggacagacacacagaaataGTAAGTCACCTGCACACAAGATATAGGCTTCCTCCTTGGGAGAGCATGAAGTATAATTCCAAGGGTCAGAAGGACACTGCCAGAGAGAGGTGTCAGTTTTCCGACAGAGGATTCCATCCACCCACCGAGGTCTAGAACCTTCCCTGAGACCAACAGAAGAGTTGAGGGTTCCACTGTCCCCACAGCCAAGCTGTCTGCAGATCACGGACACAGTGATGTCTTCCATGGGGCTGCGGCAGACACTGCCCCAGGTCCCATTGTAGAAAACTTCCAGCCACCCAGCACACTGCTGGTCCTCGCTCACCATCCTGAGGGCCAGGAACTCTAAGGTTGAAAGGGGAGGATACAGGACACAGTAAAACTTTGCTGGATGTTCtaggttttcctttcttctagaaATGGTCAACATTCATCTCTGACCTTGTTAAAGAGATACCCACTAGATGACAACACTGACATCACCTCCCTTTTAACTGACTTTGTCCATTTGTGTCTGTCTTTCTATTTCTACCACAATGGTGTAGTGGATATGAACTGAGAGGAAGACCAAACTGCATGGGCACTAGTCAGGGAGGGGCAGCTGAATCCTGCTTCCTGATGAAATCTTTAAAGAGTATATCAAAGGGATGTGATGTGGATATTAGGGAGATAGGGATAATAATTAATCCAAAAATGTTCACATCCCAATCTCtgcaacctgtgaatatgttaccataCCTGACAAGAGGGAtttacagatgtgattaaggtAAGGACCTCGGGATGGTGAGATGATGTATTAACAATATGAGCCCAGTCTAATCACATCCTTAGACCCACTGTCCTTAAACGTGGAATACTTTTCTTAGCTCCGGCTAGAAAGAGAGATGTGACTCTGGATAATGGCTGGAGGCCTGCAGCATTGCTGGTCTGATAATGGATGAAGGGTGCTGTGAAGGAAGGAATGTAGGTGGTTTCAAGAAGTttgaaaaggcaagaaacagattctcccctagagccgcAAAAGTGATGCGGCCCTGCTGGCGCCTTGATCCCAGCCCAGTGAGACCCCTGCTGGACATCTaagctagagaagagaaaggaaataaatatatgctgTTTTAAACCACTAGTTGGTAAATTGTTAGGGAAGCAAACAGAAACTAATACCGCGGGTTTAAATTTGTTGTATGCAACTGGAGAGAGAGCCCTGCTTTTaagaaaaactgtaagaaatggCTCTACCAGGAAACACTGCTGAGAAGAAAGGACCAGAACCTCAGCTGCTGCAGAAGGAAGTGAAAGCACCTCGTCTTCATGTCTGCTGGAAAGACAGGCTTCATGGGAGGAAGCCTCCTTCTCTGCTCCTTTCAGCTTCTCTCCCTCAGGGCTCAGACCCCCGTCCTGCGGGGCCCACCCCTCCCCTAGCCTGTGGACAGTGTGCAGCGCGGACCTGAGCAGATGACCCCCGCGTCCTCCTTGTGTCTGCAGCCAtgctgcccccagccccgggAAGGGCACCTCCACACGTGGgactcctttcctgtgcagttcacGTCGTCCAGCCAGATGGACCCTGATCCTGCCCCAAAGTGAGCAGACCCTGTGGCATTGAgggcttctccacagcccagctgcctgcacaccacgcgggcatcgtccaggtcccagccgtcatcacagatggtgccccaggagccctggtcaaggatctcCACTCTCCCGGCGCAGGGACCTGTTCCGCCCACCAGGCGGAGCTGTCTTctgtctgaggagagagaaatgggacgATGGGGCAATGACTTCAAGGGTTAAGAAGGGTCTTCTGTCTTGAGGGACCCTCACCTGAGcagtaggaggcgctctccgctgAGGCCTCAGAGCCTGCTGATTCTGCCATAGAGTCGTTGCACTGGGGCAGCACCTGGGTCTGGTTTCCTGAAGAAACAACAATGATCAGAAGTCTGGAAGGGTTGAAGAACAGGAAACtgaattaaggaaaataatgacCTACTGATGGAGCCTAAAATGAGAGCTGTGACCCAGCAGTAAAGTTATCATACTCTTAGTGTTCACCTTCTCCCTGGAGAGTTCTGTTTCTGACAGTACCACAGTTTCTGTTTTAACCCAAGTGTTGCTGTAAGAATGAGTTAAGTAAGTTGTATCCCTAAATTTATccctgtactgtgcttagtcgctcagtcatgtccgactctttgtaaccccttggactatagcccaccagtatCCTCtgccataggatttttcaggcaagaatagtggagtgggttgccaagccgtcctccaggggatcttcccaacccagggatcacacccaggtcttccacactgcaggcgggttttttaccatctgagccaccagggaagcccaaagctatccctaagtaaaagcaaaacaaaaatcgtTCTGAAGGATTTCTACAATTTCTTCAATGTAtatctttaaaacaaacacatataaaatagatctcatgaaaaacagaaaggaaaaaggaaacattagAAAAAATTTATCAGGGTTTTAGGCTGCTAGAGTTACCTGACAAGAATATATGTAGCCATGGTTAAAGTGCTTATGGAATTAATTGAAAAATGTATATCTTTGCAGAGAAATGATACCAAAAACCAAATACTTCTAGAGCTGAAAAACTTGTTAGCTGCAATTAAGATTAAAGAATAAGTGTAGCCGCACATTAGCTCAGCATAAAGTTGAAACATCAAAATGCAAAATCAGAGGGTATTCTTCAATTAATTCAGGTCACATAGCAAGAGTTCTGGTTATATGGTTGTATGGCAGTTTTTTCCAAAACATTTGGTtcgcttcagttcagtccctcagtcatgtccaactctttgtgacccaattaaCTGGCAGCTTGCctgacttccctgttcttcaccaacttctggagcttgctcagactcatgtccatcaagttggtgatgccatccaaccatctcatcctctgtcatcccctttttcctcctgccctcaatcttcccagcatcagggtcttttccaatgagtcagctcttctcatcaggtggccaaagtagtgaagattcagcttcagtatcagtctttccaatgaatattcaagactaattTCCATTAGGatccactggtttgatctccttggagtccaggggactctcaagaatcttcaacaccacagttcaaaagcatcaattcttcggtgctcaactttctttatggcgcaactcttacatccatacatgctgctgctgctaagtcacttcagtcgtgtccgactctgtgcatccccagagacagcggcccaccaggatccactgtccctgggattcttcaggcaagataactactggaaaaatcacagctttgactagatggacctttgtcagcaaagtaatgtgtctgctttttaatatgctgtctaggttggtcatagcttttcttccaaggagcaagcatcatttaatttcatggctgcagtcaccatctgcagtgattttcgagcccaagaaaatagtctgtcactgtttccattgcttccccatctatttgccatgaaatgatgggaccagataccatgatctttgttttttgaaggttgagttttaagccagcattttcactttcctctttcactttcatcaagaggctcttcggtTCCTGttcgctctctgccataagggtgtcatcagcatatctgagattattgatatttctcctggttccagcttgtgcttcatccagcccagcatttcacctgatgtactctgcatataagttaaataagcagggtgactatatacagtcttgacgtactcctttcccaatttggaaacagtctgctgttccatgtccaattctaactgttgcttcttgacctgcacacagatttatcaggaggcaggtaggtggtctagtatttccatttctttaagaattttccacagattgttgtgatccacaacatcaaagtctttggcatagtcaataaagcagaagtagaggtttttctggaactctcttgctttttctgtgatccaacagactttggcaatttgatcaataTGAAAAGGTGAAACTTagtagctgaaaaaaaaaatatgtacttaATTTTGGTTATGACTTTGGGTCATTAATCAGGAAAAAAACTCAGTTTGGCAGTCTTTCAGTGGGGTCTTTCAGTGCTGCAATCAGATGTCACCTGGAGCTGATGTCACTAAAGTCTTGACTGAACTCTGGTTCTGTAAGGAAATTCCCAGAACTGTTCTAAGGATAAAGGAACATCAAGTCGTCAACTGAATTCAGAAAGAATTTACATATTCAGGAAGAAATGGGGGAGAAGTGGAACAGAAAtggaaggacacacacacacagattaaagcaaaatatttgaTACTAACAATTAGAAATCCAGGTAAAGgtcataaatgaatttttatagtGTTTTCCCAACATTTTTATGTCTCAACATACATcaaaattgaaagaattaaaagatgaaaacaagtcAAAGAGAATTCATTGCCAGGACACTTTCGTAAAAATACTcataacatcaaaaataaattacCTAGGAGAAATCCTAGTAGAAGATGGGCAAATTCTCTGAAATTCAGGATCTAACCGAACGGAGGGATGTATTATGTCaatgatttggaaaactcaacattgTCAATGTCAATCATCCTCAAATTGCTATGACtactcttaaatttttaaatctaatCTCAATGATACCCTTAAGCTTTTCTTTTGGTGAAAATGACAAGCTGACTTCTAAATTCATACAAAATACAAGCAACCAAGAATGAACACCACAGTTGGTAACAAAAGCAATGATATTAGAGGAGTTAATATAAAGTAACTcttgtaaattaaaattattcagaCTAACTACAAAGTTtgaaattcagggagatagtgaaggacagggaagcctggtgtgctgtagtccatggggtcacaaagagtcatacatgacttagcgattgaacaacaacaactacaaagttatgataattaagaaaatgcagTATTTGTGCAAGGATAGACAAATGACaacatggaacagaatagagagtctcAAATAAGACAGACATAATTGCCCTTTTGCTTATGATGAAGGCAGCACTGCAGTGGGGAAGAGTATTTTCAGAAAAAGATTCTGAGTCAGTTGGATGTCCATATGAAACCTGACCCTTATCTGACACAGATATCAATCCCAGAAGGAATGCACAATAATATGCaagagaaatataataaaatttccaTAAGATACTCTTAGAGAATGTTTTTACAATCTTAGAGTagggaaaattcttttttaaaaaaatataaggaGCATTAAATGTACAGAAAAATGTTGGTAAGCTATATTTACATAAGATTAAGAGATGAGTTCATCAAAGGACACCATttgattaagaaaatgaaaataaaagaccaaGGGTTAAACATGGAAAATAGTAACACATATTTGCATCCAAAGACATTGTCATGGTAAGTTGTAGTATCATATTTGTAATAGTCAAGAACTGGAAATAACTCAGATCTATACTGTCAGTAGAATGGATCAGTACATGGTCATGTGATCATTCAAAGCATATTctacagtaataaaaaaaataaagtgctacAATATAAAACATCATGTGTGAATCCCAAACATAATTTTGAGTCTATGAAATTAGatacaaaaaatgaaacatacagCATCATTTTACATAAAGTTCAAACATTGATAAAACTCTCTATGTCAGTAGAAGTTCAGTAAGTACTCTTCCTTGTCGAGGAGGGAAGACACAGATACTGGGGACGACAGTGACTGTGGTGCTGGGACATTCTCTTTGCTGCTCTGGGCTGGGGTTCATACTGAGATCTGTACTTACTGCTCCTACATTGTTTTCTGTGATTACATGTGAGCAACAATGttgcttaaaaatatattattcccCTTCACACTTCTTGCCCTGACCTGAAAAATGAAGGAACAATGAGAAGATCCATATTTCACCACGAAACAAATCTCTGACTCTGAAGCCTCTTTAACCTCACTCTCTACTCTTGGAGACATTTCACTCCAGGAGCATCCTGAGTACCAGtagcccttccctctctcttaccTGAGCAGATCACAGAGGCTGTGTTGCCATGGGAACAGTCAGGACCACCCAGGGCAGTCACAGGACAACTCCACAGGAAGGACTCTGCCCCCGAACAGTGAAATCGGGCTGTTAGGATCTGGTCACCTCCTTCCACCAACTGTGGTCCTCTGAGGGTAGAGATGGCAACTCCACAGCCAAGCTGACGACAGACAACATTGGCATTGGCCAGACTCCAAGGGGAGGCACAGAGCACTCTCCATCGTCCAGAAATGTtcatctccacctgcccctcacaATGAGAGGAGCCATTTGTCATGAGCCGGACTTCTGAGTATGCTGGTAGAAGAAGACAGAGTTTCAGCAAAATTACATGACTTTCTCACCTGAGCAGGGTGTTC comes from Capra hircus breed San Clemente unplaced genomic scaffold, ASM170441v1, whole genome shotgun sequence and encodes:
- the LOC102169751 gene encoding antigen WC1.1-like, whose amino-acid sequence is LELRLKDGAHRCEGRVEVKHQGEWGTVEDMDWSLEDASVVCRQLGCGAAIGFPRAAYFGPGLGPIWLSYTSCEGVESTVSDCRHSNIKDYRNDSSSHDWDARVVCSGFVRLAGGDGPCSGRVEVYSGEAWIPVSDGNFTLPTAQVICAELGCGKVVSILGHELFRESDGQVWAEEFRCEGEEPELWVCPRVPCPGGTCHHSGAAQVVCSAYSEVRLMTNGSSHCEGQVEMNISGRWRVLCASPWSLANANVVCRQLGCGVAISTLRGPQLVEGGDQILTARFHCSGAESFLWSCPVTALGGPDCSHGNTASVICSGNQTQVLPQCNDSMAESAGSEASAESASYCSDRRQLRLVGGTGPCAGRVEILDQGSWGTICDDGWDLDDARVVCRQLGCGEALNATGSAHFGAGSGSIWLDDVNCTGKESHVWRCPSRGWGQHGCRHKEDAGVICSEFLALRMVSEDQQCAGWLEVFYNGTWGSVCRSPMEDITVSVICRQLGCGDSGTLNSSVGLREGSRPRWVDGILCRKTDTSLWQCPSDPWNYTSCSPKEEAYILCAGSRQLRLVDGAVLRRREWRSLTRAPGAPSHYSYSWNMKDAHV